The following nucleotide sequence is from Actinomycetes bacterium.
GGCCTAAGACTATCGCGGAATCTCGCGATGGGAAGGCTAGTGGAGGGGTAGGTTGCCGCCGTTAGTGGCCAGCCGTCTCCCGAGCCAAGACCTGCACTAAGTTGTCGGTGTTCCGCAAAGTGAGGCCGAAGTCGATCAGATCATCGTGAGAGATAGCGGCACCAAAGTGCATTTCCAGCGCCTCCGCGGGCACATGCACCCGCTCGACGGTGACTCCCGCGCCTCGGAGGAGACTCACGACTTCGTCATCGGCTGACTTAGTGACTTCGTCTTCACAGGAGGGACAAATGAACTGGTAGGTGGCCCAGCCGGCCGCCGGGGCGACGACGACATGGATTTCACGAGGTTTGAGGTCAATGTCACCGCAGGTGGGGCAAGTGGCTTTGATCGTTGTCATGGCCACCACCTCCGGCGGGGTCGGTTATCACTTACCGGAAGCATCCCCTGACCGAATCAGGTTTGCAGCCTGAACGGGGTGCACTTCGCCCGATCGTTGCATCTAGCCGGACACAGCCACCCATTCCGGACACTACGAAATCCGTGACTACGGAATCCGTAGTGGGCCACGCTTAGACATCTTCGGGAACCGTCGTGACAACTGGTTTACCGCCACAGGGGGTAGTTAAGTGGTTGCGCTGTGTTTCCAGCGAAGCGCGGGCTAGGACGGTGGCGGCTGGATGCTGTCCAACTCCACGACGAAGGCCAACGCCTCATCGGGCTGAATACTAGGCGGCGCGCCCGCGGGGCCATAAGCCAAGTCTGCGGGAATCAGCAGCAGACGGGCACCGCCTGGCTTCATCCCGGCAACACCCTGGGTCCAGCCGGGGATGACCTGATTGAGCGGGAAGGTGGCCGGTTCGCCACGGGAGTAGGAGGAATCGAATTCTTCTCGACTCTTGTAACCAACACCGATGTAGTCCACTGTGACGGTGTCCTGTTGGGTAGCTTCTTCACCTGCGCCCTCGCACAGATCAAAGACCTCAAGTTCGGTGGGTACCGGAGCGTCTTTGCCTACCACTAGTGTCACGGGTCCGTCGTCGCCGGTTGCTGTCGTGGTCACACCCTGTTCGGTAGTGTCGAAACTGCAGGTTTCGTTCGGATCACCAACGGTTGCGGTCTCAGAATCAGCACACCCGCTGATTACCAGAGCGGCTGCGGCAAGTGGCAAAAGTAGACGAGTTAGACGCATGCCGGTCACTGTACTACCCGGCTATGAATGCACTGACAGCGCCGCGCGGATGTGTCACATGCTCTCGATCAGCCGCTCGACCCGCTCGTCGGTGTTGCGGAACGGATCCTTACATAGCACGGTCCGCTGTGCCTGATCGTTGAGTTTCAGGTGTACCCAATCCACGGTGTGATCTCGGCGCCGTTCCTGAGCGCGGCGAATGAAGTCGCCGCGCAACTTTGCACGAGTGGTTTGCGGTGGCACAGTTTTAGCCTCAAAAACATCGAGGTCTGAGACCACCCGTTCGACTTTGTCTTTTCGAGCCAGCAGGTAGTACAGCCCGCGTTCGCGAGAGATGTCATGGTAGGCAAGGTCCATCAACGCAACCTGTGGGCTGGACAATGACAGTGAATGCTTGGCCATATAGCGCTCGATCAGTTCCCACTTGATCATCCAGTCGATCTCACCACGCACCAGATCGTGGTTTTGTGTCTCCACCGCCTCCAGGGTGCGCCGCCATAGGTCGAGAACCCGGGCGTAGATCGGCACTTGATCGAGGCCGGTCCGCTGCGCGAAGGCATCCACCCGGTCGAAGTATTCGTGCTGGATGTCGAGTGCACTCACTTCGCGACCATTCGCCAGCCGTACTGTGGTCTTGCCGGTGAGGTCGTGGCTGATTTCTCGGATTGCCCTAATTGGGTTTTCCAATGTCATGTCGCGAACCGTGCCGCCGTCCTCCAGCATCCGCAGCACCAAATCCGCACTGCCCACTTTGAGCATGGTGGTGGTCTCGGACATATTGGAGTCCCCCACGATGACGTGCAGTCGGCGGAACCGCTCCGCATCGGCGTGTGGCTCGTCCCGGGTATTGATGATTGGCCGGGATCGAGTGGTGGCGCTAGAGACGCCCTCCCAGACATGTTCAGCGCGTTGGCTCACGCAATACACCGCGCCCCGAGGAGTTTGCAGTACCTTTCCTGCCCCAACAATGATTTGCCGGGAGATGAGGAACGGCAGCAGCGCGTCTGCTAACCGACCGAACTCCCCCACTCGCGCCACCAGGTAGTTCTCGTGGCAGCCGTAGGAGTTACCGGCCGAGTCAGTGTTGTTCTTGAACAGATAGATTTCGCCGGCTATGCCCTCTTCGCGGAGGCGCCGTTCGGCGTCGACCAATAAGCCTTCCAGAATGCGTTCCCCCGCACGATCTTGCGCTACCAACTGCGTGATGTCATCACATTCCGCGGTGGCGTACTCGGGATGACTGCCCACATCCAAATACAGTCGTGCGCCATTGCGCAAGAAGACGTTGCTCGAGCGACCCCAGGACACGACTCGACGGAAAAGATAGCGAGCGACCTCATCGGGGCTTAACCGTCGCTGCCCTTGAAAGGTGCAGGTGACCCCGTATTCGGTCTCGATGCCGTAAATCCGCCGGTCCATGTCTCGCTAAGCCTCCCCCAGCAGTTCCGCTATTTCATCGCTTTCGAGTCGCCGGAACCGACGACGTGGTCGATTCCGATCCAACACGGCAGCCTCGAGATGGTCGGGCTGCAGCACTCGATCCTCGTGACCGGTTTCCGACAGACTTCGCAGGCAAACCTGCAGGGCAGCAGCTAGATCCATATCTGCTGACCAATGCTCACCCAGATGGGCGCTGATCTCTTCGCTGGACCCGCCCATCGCGACAAAGTGACGTTCATCAGCCACCGATCCGTCGAAACGCAGCCGGTACAGCTGGTCATCAGCCGGGCTATTGCCGACTTCTGCCACTACGATTTCCACCTCATAAGGCTTCTGGGTTTCAGTGAAGATAGTGCCCAAGGTGGTGGCGTAGGCGTTGGCCAGCGCCCGCGCCGTTACATCAGTACGGTCATAGGAGAATCCGCGCATATCGGCTAGCCGGATCCCGGCCACCCGCAAACTTTCGAACTCGTTGTATTTGCCCACCGCAGCGAATGCGATCCGGTCATAGATTTCCGAAATCTTGTGCAGCGCCCGCGATGGATTCTCCGCGACGAACAGGATCCCGTCGCCGTATTCGACTGCCACCACGCTGCGACCGCGGGCGATGCCCTTACGGGCAAAGTCAGCCTTATCCTTCATCACCTGTTCAGGTGAGACGTAGAACGGCATCGACATCAGGCATCACCGCCCATCGAAGCCAGCGGGCCGTCGGGTCGCCGGTTGCGCTGAGCCAGCATTAGGTTCGTAGCCTCGGCAATCTGGTCCTCGGCCACGCGACGGAAACCCGCATCATTGACCACTGCAATGGTGGGGAAAATCCGTCGACTCACATCCGGGCCACCGGTTGCGGAGTCATCGTCGGCTGCATCGTAGAGCGCTTCCAAGACCACGAGTACCGCAGTGTCTTCCGATTGATCCGGAGACTGCAGTTTCTTCAGCGAACCGCGAGCGAAGTAAGAACCGGACCCGATCGAATAGAAATCATGCTCCTCGTAACGACCACCGGTGACATCGTAGGAGAAGATCCGGCCAGTCGCGGCCTTGTTGTCGTAGCCGGCAAGCAACGGCACTGCCGCTAGACCTTGCATTGCTAAACCCAGATTTCCTCGTAACAAGGTGCCGAGACGATTGGCCTTGCCTTCGGTGGACAGCTGCGTACCTTCAATTTTTTCGTAATGTTCTAACTCCACCTGGTACAGCCGCACTAGTTCGACGGCAATCCCGGCACTGCCGGCGATACCGACAGCGGTGTGGTCATCAGCGCTGAAGATCTTGTCGATATCCCGTTGCGCGATCACGTTGCCCATGGTTGCCCGGCGATCTCCCGCAAGAACGACTCCCCCGGCGTACTTCACTGCCACGATGGTGGTGCCGTGCGGGGCTAGATCGGCGTCGGCTTTCGCATCCCGATCTGGTAGTAGTTGCGGGTAAGTCCGGCTGACGAATTCCGCGAATGATGAGGTGCCGCGATCCAGGAAGGCTGGCGACAACCCGAACGATTCGGTCACTACTGACCGCCCTTCTGCACGAAACCGCGAACGAACTCCTCGGCATTTTCTTCTAGCAGGTCATCGATCTCATCGAGGATTTCATCCACCTCGGCGTCAATCGCCTCTTTGCGCTCGGCAGCCTCTGGACTGGGTTCGGGGGGTGGGGTCTCTTCGGACTCCTCACTGCTCGATTTGGAGCTGTGCTGGCGTCTGTCCTGCGTAGCCACGGTGACTCCTTTTCATCTGCTGTTATGGACCCTAGTACCCCAATGCCCCCTGCGGGTGCCCAAATCTGGTTTCAGTCGCAGTCTGGCTAGTATCGCCGGGTTATTCCGGTTCGGCCAGCGGTGGCCGTGATTGGTCTCGTTACGGTTTAACTTCGACGTTGCGCGGGTGGTTCAGAATCCGCGCCCTCGTCTTGTGTGACTGGGCGAAGACCACGCCGGTTGAACAGGAAGATCAGGGTTGCGACCAGGCCGACGCAGCCGCCAAGCAGCCCTTGTGCGCGATAACCAGCGACGAGACCTTCCCGGAGTTCCGCGTCATATTCGGATACCAGATCCACTGAGACGGCGTTTTGTGCGGCGATCTCCTCACTACTGGTACCGTCACGAATCTCATCAATGATGGCTACGGCCTGTTCCCAATCGCCACCTTGCTCGGACACCAGATTCTCAACGGTGCGTTCGGCAGCGCCGAATGCGATGGTGGCAGTCAGTACTACCCCCACCGCGACGCCCACGGCGCCGGCGGCACCGCGAATAGCCGAAGCACTGCCCTCTTTACCAGCCGGGGCGCGGTTCATGATGGCGTTGGTCATTACGACGCCGCCGCCGGTGAAAGCCAGCGAGAATAAACAGAGCACCAAAACTGGGTAGATGATGCTGATGTCGACGGTTTGCCCCACCGTGAGGAAGAGCGCGAGGGTGACCCCCGACAGCATGACAGTCCCGGCTATCCGCACCCCGAGTCGCTGCAGCAGGCTCTTGGCAAACCAGGCGCCAGCGATGCCGGCCACCTGGCTGGGAACCATCAACAGGGCAGCTTGCGTGGCGCTATACCCGTATACGTTCTGCGCGCCGACGGCGAAGTAGTACCAGAGGTTGGAGAACGGCAGTAGCGCAACCACGATCAGCAAGAGTTTGAAGCCGCCGTGTCTGAAAACTGATAGATCCAGCGTGGGCGATGCCAACCGAACCATGAGTTGCCATAGCGCAACTAGCGCCACGAGTGCAGCGACCAACCACACGATAGTTTTGGGAGCAGTCAGACCTTCGTAGCTGATACTGCTGACGAACTGCACCAGTCCGGCGAGCACCAGACCGGCCAGCGCCGGGGTCCACATTTCGCCGGCAGCCGACTGTTCTTCGTCAGGGGGCAACATCCGCCGGGCCGCCAGCAGTGCGCAAAAAGCGAGCAGCGTCCACATGCCCACTACGACCCGCCAGGAGGTGTTGTCAATCAGCAGACTCGCCACGATTGGCGCGACCAGGTACACCACCGGGATCGCTAGGCCCAGCATGGCGAAGCCGGTGGCCCGCTCGTCTTTGCTGGTGAGACGCGCCGCAATGAGGCTGACCGCCACCACTGCGATGCCCTGCTTTCCGATGCTGCCCAACAGCATTCCCAGTGAGACCACTGGCATCCCGGGCGCGATCATCACCAGGACGTACCCCAGCGTCATAACGGCGGCACTGATGGAGATCACCCGTTTGGCGCCCAACCGAGAGCCCCAGACTCCTGCGAGGAAAATGACTAGCAACGCGCCGATGCTGGGAAGTTGCCTTAGCAGCGAAGTTTGATCGTCTGTGGCGTTCAAGTCCGTGGTGAGCGGGTCAATAACGAAGTTGTAGGTCGCACTGGCGATCACTGCACATGCCATGATCGCGGCCACGCCGACGACGAGTTGTCGCTGCGCGCCGGTCAGTTTGGTCTTGGTACCGGACATAGGCCGAGGTTACGGACTTGGTGAGGCGAAGGCACAGCTTTCTTCGCTGCGTCGGCTACTCGTTGGCAGTCAGCGCCTGCACCAGTTCCGTGCCGGTGGCAGTGCGGTCCAGCAACTCACCTACGTGGGCGCGTGTGCCGCGGAATGGGTCGAGGGTGGGGACTCGCTGCAACGCCGCGCGCTCTGGCAGGTCAAAGATGACCGAGTCCCAAGACGCGGCCACGATGTCGTCGCCGTAGCGCCGGATACACTCACCCCGGAACCAAGCGCGCGTGTCGTCCGGTGGGGAGACTACGGCGGCGGCGACCTCAGCATCGGTGGTGATGCGCTGTAGCGCACCCCGTTCCTGCAACCGTTGTGCCAACCCCTTGACCGGGTTTACGTCGCTGTATTGCAGATCCACTAGTGCGAGTCGGGCGGCATCCCAATCGAGGGAATCCCGGCGCCGGTAGCCGTCTAGCAACTTCTTCTTGGCGACCCAGTCCAACTGATCTGCCAGCGACATCGGGTCAGACTCTAAGGCGGTGAGTACCTCAGACCACCGGCGCAGCACGTCGCGGGTTTGCTCATCGGCCGACAGTCCCATGGTCTCGTTGACGTGCTTGTCTGCTTGTTCCAGGAACTCCCACTGCAATTGGACTGCAGTGAGTTTGCGGCCATCGCGCAGTGCAATGCGGTAGTTGAGCTCTGGGTCGTGAGAGACCGCGTGAAGTGCTGCGACTGGGTGTTCCGGGAACAGCCCTGATGCCACTACTCCGGCTTCTAACGCTGAGAGTACGAGCGCGGTCGTACCCATCTTGAGGTAGGTCGCGATCTCGGACAGGTTGGCGTCACCAATGATCACGTGCAGCCTGCGATACTTTTCCGGATCGGCGTGCGGCTCATCGCGGGTGTTGATGATGGGACGTTTAATGGTGGTTTCTAATCCCACCTCGACCTCGAAGAAGTCCGCACGCTGGCTGAGTTGGAAAGCGGCCCGGTTCCCGTCCTGACCGATACCGATTCGCCCAGAGCCAGCGATGACCTGCCGAGAAACGAAGAACGGAGTCAATGCAGTGACGATATCGCTGAACGGGGTTTCGCGGCCCAACAGATAGTTTTCGTGCGTTCCGTACGACGCTCCCTTGTTGTCGGTGTTGTTCTTATACAACTGCAGCGGAAAGCCACCAGGCAAAGCGGAGGCAAGTGACGCGGCTCTCGCCATCACTCGCTCCCCTGCCTTATCCCACAACACGGCATCACGCGGCGAGGTTACTTCCGGGGTGGAGTACTCGGGATGAGCGTGATCTACGTAGAGCCGCGCACCGTTAGTGAGGATCACATTCGCTAGCCCGAGATCCTCATCAGTCAACTGCGAGGGATCAGCCTCGGCACGTGATTGGTCGAAGCCGCGGGCGTCACGTAGCGGACTTTCTTCGTCGTAGTCCCAGCGGGCGCGCGACTGGCGATCTCCTAACACCTCGACCGCGTAGGCGTTGACGACCTGGCTGGAGGCCATCATCGCGTTTACATGCGGCCGACCGGGCACGGAAATCCCGTATTCGGTTTCGATACCCATGATCCGGTGCACTGACATGGTCAGAGCCTAACGTCGGATCGGCCCGAGTACATCGTTCGAGCCCAGACCAAATAACTCCACGCTCGTTCGGCGGCACCTCTGACTCATGAACGGCTACCTCGCAGTGGCGGTAACCTCCTGCCCGCAGCGGCAGGGGCGCAGTCATCTCGTCACCGGGTGAGTTCGAAGAGTTGCGGGTCCAAGCCTCTGAGAGGCCCGTGTGCGGGTAACGAAAGATCCCCCATATATCTATTGAAAAGCAAACGAGCGACCGGTCTCACCCACGAATTCGATTGGTTACCTCAAGATTGCCTAATTTGGCTGGACCCGTTTGGCGCACTGGCGCCAAATTTCATTAGTTAATCCTGAACTTGAGAGGTGGCGTCGTGTCTATACGGGAAATATCTGGGTCGGCTCGATTCGTTTTGGCGGTGGTAGTGTCTGCGGTTCTGACTGCGGGGGTACTCCTCGCTGCTCCGAACTCCGCACGAGCGGATATGACATGGGGTTCGGTGTCGGATCTTCCGGATGGTGGTTTTGGGCAGTATCCGATGGTGGCGATGAGTTCGGATGGTCAGGTTCGCGCTTACACGTTCAGGGCTTCGGATGTAAGTAGGCAGCGGGTGGTGTTTTCCACCGATGGCGGGTCCACGTATAACGATCATGATGTGACCTCGGGTAGCACGACCAGTGAGGCTGGCGTGTTGGGGATGAGTGATGACGGTCAAACGATGGCTGTGGTGTATCGGCGGTGGCCGGGAACGTATGCGTCGCTGTCCACGGATGGTGGTAGCACCTGGTCGGCTGAGCAGACGCTGAGTGATGGTGCCAGCGGTCGGGCGTGGGCGCCGCAGGTTGCGGTGAGTGGTGATGGGCAAACCATCGTCTATGCCTGGTACGCCACACTGAGCAGTAAGGACAATGCGCAGTTCGTCTACAGCACTGATGGTGGTCAGACCTGGGGTAGCACGATTACGCCGTCGACTCCTGGTGTCGCGATCGAGCAGGACGTCAACGTTGTGGTCAGTGATGATGGTCAAACGATTGCGTTGGGCTGGAAATCAGACAACACCACCACCCAGGGCTACTACAGTTTCGACGGCGGTACCAACTGGACCACGAAGGATATTTCAGCCGAAGGTGATGGCACCACCGGCAGCAACATGCCCCACCTCGGTGTGAGTGGCGACGGCAGCACGTTGGCATATTTCTGGGTTGCTGGCACGAGCGTGCAGACCGCGGTGACCAGTGACGCCGGATCGTCTTGGACGAACAAGGTGCTGTCTTCCGGGCGGACCGCGTATGGCTGGCCGCGGGTGTTGTTGGACAAGGACGGTAGCCACCGGTTGTACGGGTGGGCCGACAACCCCGCCGGTAACTGGGTCACCCGGCAATCCTTTACCTCCGATGGTGGCAGCAGCTGGACCGAGGACGTGGCGTTGTCGGTAGGCACCAATGCCAGTGGTCCGAAGCTTGCGATGAGTGATGACGGCACGGTGATGACCAGTGCTTGGCGGGAACGAGACACCAACAGCGTGTTCAATCTTCACGCTGCCACCACCATCAACGGTGGCAGTGATTGGGCCTCCAAGCAGCTGTCCGACAACAATGACTCCAGCGGCGCGGCTATCTACCAGTACCCGGCTGTGAGCGGCGATGGCACCGCCATGGCCTACACCTGGCAGTTCGGCCCCTGGGGCAGCCACCGCATCCAAACTGTTGCAACCATCACTGGTTTGCAGCCACCGGGTAACAACCCCGCACCGGCCCCCGCACCGGGCAACGACCCTGCACCGGTACCGGGCAACGATCCCGCTCCGGCTCCGGCGACTGGTAGCGATCCCGCACCGGTGACCCAGCCACAGCCGGGTACCGCGATGTTGCCCCCTGCCGCCCCGCAGAAGGTGAGTAGGGCGTTGGCCAAGCTGAAGAAGACGCTGGCGACCGGAAACGGTGGCGTTAAGGCGATGCGGTTGAAGTTGCGACTACCTGGCGATGCAGATGCTCGGCCAACCAAGATTCAGTGGCGGTTCAAGGTGCTGGGTGCAGACACGACCCGCGCCAAGGACTGGGCCGGCTGGCGGTCAATCGCAGTGGACTCGCAGGCCAAGAAGGTCCGACTGGACTTCCTTGACGTCAAGAAGGTACGCAAGTCGCTGACTGGCGCAACCCACAACGATGCGACAGTGAAGGTGCAAGTCCGGACCGCGAACGACGCCGGCACTAGCAAGGCCACCTCGGTGCGGCTCAAGCCTCGCGCGGCAGTTCCCACCCTGCCCGCCAACGGCTAGTCCTCGGTAGCGATAGCGCCCCCCGCCCCGCAACGGGGTGTGGGGGCGCTGTCATGTCTGTCAAGTGCGCGTCGCCATGGTGAAGACGCTGAGTGGCATTGCGATCGTGCGGTTGAGGTAACGACTGGCAGGCAGTTAGGTTCTATTCATGGTTTCGCTTCCCACCAAGGATTCATTCGTTGCTCACCTCGACGCGGTGAATGGTTTACTCGAGCCGCACGGCGAATTCGCGCAAGCCCAGAACCGTACCCATTCGTTCGCGGTACTTGCTGGCGCCTACGTCAACTCCTTTCATGCCGGAATTGCCCGCGTGCTGGCGAAACGCACCATTGCTGGCGTTGACCCACTGAAACGCACTGAACAAACCATGGAAATCCTCGACGAGGTCGAGTTCGGCGAGACTGCTACTGCGGTGTCAGCGGCGGAACGACTCTGGCGACTTCATGCCCATGCCACCGCCACCATGGATGATGGCACCCCAGTCGCTGCAACTGACACCGACTTGCTGGCGGTTGCCCTCATGACTGGTTTTCGCACTACCGCTGCTCTACGAGTGTTGACCCACCCCGCACGCACCAAGAGCATCGCGGCGCATGTGCAGGACCACTTCGAAGCCTACTGGCCAGAACGAGCCGGGATGATGGCCGCCGTCGGCATTCCACAGGGGTATCTACCTGACGACCCGATCGCCGCACAGCAGTGGTGGGCTGATCAGATCCAGCACAACTTGATCGCAAACGCCGAGCATCAAAGCCTGGAAACAATCCTGGACCAGTTCACCAGCAAGGCGTCCGACGAGTTATCTGACAAAGGCAAGCGATTGCTCGACAAGCATCTCGTCTCCGGTGTCGTAACTCGTGAGGTCGTAACGATCGCCTACTACTCAGCACCCGAGTTTCTGCAGCCCATCGCCTTTCCGCAGGGCCCACCCCAGTTCGGTCGTACCGAGCTCCTGACGTTACCGGCCGCCAACCGAATGGCCCCAGAGTGGTTGTCTGGCGGGATTCCCCGGGAATGCCCGCAAGCGAACCGCGTAATGACGCACCTAGCCGAGGAAGAATAGCCAGCAGCAGCCCACACCTAGGCGCCGTTCGCTTCGCTGGTTACGCGACCTTGTCTTCGGACATCTGTTCCAAACTGAGGCCCTTGGTCTCCTTTACGTATCGCAAAACGTAGAAGAACGAGATGAAGGCGCCGACGGTAAAGAGACCGTAGGCCAGCCCCAGCGAAATACTGACGAGCCCAGGGAACGACTCCGACACGATGAAGTTCGCGATCCAGTTGGCCATCACGCCGACGGACATCGCGGCTGCGCGAATCTTGTTGGGGAACATCTCGCCCAACAAGACCCAAACAATCGGACCCCAGGTGGCGGCGAAGAAGGCCACATACAGGTTCAACATGATCACCGCGATGGGCCCGGCACTGCCTTCCAGCACCGGATCGCCATCGCTACCCGTCGGCGCACTGGTGAATACGAAGGTGAGAATGCTCAGCGTGACGAACATGCCGGCCGAGCCCACCAAAAGCAGTGGTCTGCGACCTACTCGGTCAATCAGGGCGATTGCCACCAGCGTGAAGATGACGTTGACTATCGAAATAATCGTGGAAGTGAAGAAGGCTTCCGTTTCTGCGAAACCTACGGAGGTCCAAATCAGGTTCGAGTAGTAGAAGACCGCATTAATACCAACAAACTGCTGCAACACCGCCAAGATGATGCCGATCCAAACGATCGGCAGCAGACCGAACGAGGAGCCCTTGATGTCGGATAGCGACATCTTGTGTTCACCGGCCAGGGAGTCCTCGATGGACTGCACTCGATCGGTGACATCTTCCACGTAGATCTGCTCCAGTACCTCCTTGGCCTCCTCGGAACGATCTTTGGCCACCAAATAGCGCGGTGACTCCGGCAACGTCAGTGACAGAACCCAGAAGATCACGGCTGGCACGATCATGCAGAGGAACATCCACTGCCAGGCTTCCAGCCCGAGTGCGAGTTCATTATTTGCCGCGACCGGTGGCACCTTGGGATCGGTGCCCGGGGCCGCTTCCGGCGGCGCTTCAGGGACCACGTTGATAATGACCTGATTTACCAACTGAGTGGCGAAGATGCCCGACACGATGGCCAGCTGGAACAGCGAAGATAGCCGTCCGCGAAGATGGGCTGGCGCCACTTCGGAGATATACATTGGCGACACCACTGCCGCCAAACCGATCGCGAAGCCGCCGAGAATCCGCCAAAACATGAAGTCGGCCAGGGCAAAGGGAATTGCCTGCCCGATGCCTGCGACGAGGAACAAGATCGCAGCGGTGACCATGATCTTCTTGCGACCGTACTTGTCGGTGAGTCGACCACCGACAAAGGCACCGATCGCGGAACCAATCAGCGCGATCGCTACCGCAAAGCCCTGCATGCCCTCGTTGATGACCTGGAACTGGTAATAGACCGCTTTGTTGGCACCGTTGATAACGGAACTGTCGTATCCGAAGAGGAAGCCACCGAGCGCGGCGATCGCCGCAATGTAGACGACTCGACCGGTGTGCACTTTCGCTGGTGGGGCAGCCACGACCGGTTCGTCGCCGCCTCCTGCAGGTCCGTGAGCCATGACGTCCTCCTTGATCAGCGGCTACCCAGGCGCATCCGCCAATGATTGGAAAGTAGCGGTTTCAACACGCTGAGTCGCGTCTATTCGATCTTCTGGGGCTGTATTTACCGGAAGAACTCATTTCGGCCACTATTCGCGGAATTACACTGCGAAATTTCCATTACAGCGGGTAGTGGGTTGAGAATGGATGTGTGGGAGGACAAGGACTGGATCGGACCCTGCTCGCGATCGTGGCGGTGATCGTGCTCTTTGGCGCGGTTGATGCCTGGGTGATTGGCGAGCCGGATCTGCTGTTGCTGTTTGTGATTGTTTTGTTGCTGACTCTGGTGGTGTTTGTCAGGGCGATGCGGGAGCGCCGGGCGATACGGCTGCGACCGGACTTGGCGCGCTGGCTGCGTAACCGCGGTCGCATGACCGGGGAACCAGCCCATGACTTAGCAGACCGCGCAGTTGCGAACTACCGGCTGCAGTTGGGCGAGAGTCCCGACCAAACCTCTGCTCAGGACCCGCAACGGAAGCCATAGGAGTCGTGATGGGTGTTGGTGAGTCGCCCCTGGTCGTCACATTGACCGGCCAGTCGCTCCCAGTCGCCGACATTGGTGGAAAAGGTGCTTGGCTGGATCGGCTAATCGCTGCTGATCAGCCGGTTCCCGACGTAGCTGTGGTGACAACCGACGCCTATCGACTCACTGCGGCAACTCCTGAGATTGCGGCGTTGGTATCCCGACTCACCTCAGCAACCGAGCAGCCCCCCACTAACCCGGCAGTCGACCAGGCGTTTGCGGCGGTCGCGCTGCCACCGGCAGTCGAGGCTGCACTGCAACTCCTCACCAACCAATTTGCCGGCCAGCGACTCGCAGTGCGTTCTTCGGCCACCGCCGAAGACACCGGAGCATTGTCCTTTG
It contains:
- a CDS encoding proteasome accessory factor PafA2, producing MSVHRIMGIETEYGISVPGRPHVNAMMASSQVVNAYAVEVLGDRQSRARWDYDEESPLRDARGFDQSRAEADPSQLTDEDLGLANVILTNGARLYVDHAHPEYSTPEVTSPRDAVLWDKAGERVMARAASLASALPGGFPLQLYKNNTDNKGASYGTHENYLLGRETPFSDIVTALTPFFVSRQVIAGSGRIGIGQDGNRAAFQLSQRADFFEVEVGLETTIKRPIINTRDEPHADPEKYRRLHVIIGDANLSEIATYLKMGTTALVLSALEAGVVASGLFPEHPVAALHAVSHDPELNYRIALRDGRKLTAVQLQWEFLEQADKHVNETMGLSADEQTRDVLRRWSEVLTALESDPMSLADQLDWVAKKKLLDGYRRRDSLDWDAARLALVDLQYSDVNPVKGLAQRLQERGALQRITTDAEVAAAVVSPPDDTRAWFRGECIRRYGDDIVAASWDSVIFDLPERAALQRVPTLDPFRGTRAHVGELLDRTATGTELVQALTANE
- the prcB gene encoding proteasome subunit beta — translated: MTESFGLSPAFLDRGTSSFAEFVSRTYPQLLPDRDAKADADLAPHGTTIVAVKYAGGVVLAGDRRATMGNVIAQRDIDKIFSADDHTAVGIAGSAGIAVELVRLYQVELEHYEKIEGTQLSTEGKANRLGTLLRGNLGLAMQGLAAVPLLAGYDNKAATGRIFSYDVTGGRYEEHDFYSIGSGSYFARGSLKKLQSPDQSEDTAVLVVLEALYDAADDDSATGGPDVSRRIFPTIAVVNDAGFRRVAEDQIAEATNLMLAQRNRRPDGPLASMGGDA
- the pafA gene encoding Pup--protein ligase; translation: MDRRIYGIETEYGVTCTFQGQRRLSPDEVARYLFRRVVSWGRSSNVFLRNGARLYLDVGSHPEYATAECDDITQLVAQDRAGERILEGLLVDAERRLREEGIAGEIYLFKNNTDSAGNSYGCHENYLVARVGEFGRLADALLPFLISRQIIVGAGKVLQTPRGAVYCVSQRAEHVWEGVSSATTRSRPIINTRDEPHADAERFRRLHVIVGDSNMSETTTMLKVGSADLVLRMLEDGGTVRDMTLENPIRAIREISHDLTGKTTVRLANGREVSALDIQHEYFDRVDAFAQRTGLDQVPIYARVLDLWRRTLEAVETQNHDLVRGEIDWMIKWELIERYMAKHSLSLSSPQVALMDLAYHDISRERGLYYLLARKDKVERVVSDLDVFEAKTVPPQTTRAKLRGDFIRRAQERRRDHTVDWVHLKLNDQAQRTVLCKDPFRNTDERVERLIESM
- a CDS encoding FKBP-type peptidyl-prolyl cis-trans isomerase, which produces MRLTRLLLPLAAAALVISGCADSETATVGDPNETCSFDTTEQGVTTTATGDDGPVTLVVGKDAPVPTELEVFDLCEGAGEEATQQDTVTVDYIGVGYKSREEFDSSYSRGEPATFPLNQVIPGWTQGVAGMKPGGARLLLIPADLAYGPAGAPPSIQPDEALAFVVELDSIQPPPS
- a CDS encoding MFS transporter, yielding MSGTKTKLTGAQRQLVVGVAAIMACAVIASATYNFVIDPLTTDLNATDDQTSLLRQLPSIGALLVIFLAGVWGSRLGAKRVISISAAVMTLGYVLVMIAPGMPVVSLGMLLGSIGKQGIAVVAVSLIAARLTSKDERATGFAMLGLAIPVVYLVAPIVASLLIDNTSWRVVVGMWTLLAFCALLAARRMLPPDEEQSAAGEMWTPALAGLVLAGLVQFVSSISYEGLTAPKTIVWLVAALVALVALWQLMVRLASPTLDLSVFRHGGFKLLLIVVALLPFSNLWYYFAVGAQNVYGYSATQAALLMVPSQVAGIAGAWFAKSLLQRLGVRIAGTVMLSGVTLALFLTVGQTVDISIIYPVLVLCLFSLAFTGGGVVMTNAIMNRAPAGKEGSASAIRGAAGAVGVAVGVVLTATIAFGAAERTVENLVSEQGGDWEQAVAIIDEIRDGTSSEEIAAQNAVSVDLVSEYDAELREGLVAGYRAQGLLGGCVGLVATLIFLFNRRGLRPVTQDEGADSEPPAQRRS
- a CDS encoding ubiquitin-like protein Pup, giving the protein MATQDRRQHSSKSSSEESEETPPPEPSPEAAERKEAIDAEVDEILDEIDDLLEENAEEFVRGFVQKGGQ
- the prcA gene encoding proteasome subunit alpha, which gives rise to MSMPFYVSPEQVMKDKADFARKGIARGRSVVAVEYGDGILFVAENPSRALHKISEIYDRIAFAAVGKYNEFESLRVAGIRLADMRGFSYDRTDVTARALANAYATTLGTIFTETQKPYEVEIVVAEVGNSPADDQLYRLRFDGSVADERHFVAMGGSSEEISAHLGEHWSADMDLAAALQVCLRSLSETGHEDRVLQPDHLEAAVLDRNRPRRRFRRLESDEIAELLGEA